In Thermomonas carbonis, a single genomic region encodes these proteins:
- a CDS encoding response regulator has product MTQVAPIRTTPIRVFLVDDQTLVRQGIRSLLALAEGIEVVAEASDGRQAVEQIPQVAPDVVLMDMRMPVMSGLESLQAMSRAGTLPPTIILTTFDDDALVLAGIKAGAKGYLLKDVSLEQLVNAIQMVAAGGSLVQPAVTQRLLSGLEHMRNEFVSLDRPDPLTDRETEILRLMASGFSNKEIANSLGVAEGTIKNHVSNILSKLGVRDRTRAVLKAFELQLV; this is encoded by the coding sequence ATGACCCAAGTCGCCCCGATCCGCACCACGCCCATCCGCGTCTTCCTGGTCGACGACCAGACCTTGGTGCGCCAGGGCATCCGTTCCCTGCTTGCCTTGGCGGAGGGTATCGAGGTGGTGGCCGAAGCCTCCGATGGCCGCCAGGCCGTCGAGCAGATCCCGCAGGTCGCCCCCGACGTGGTGCTGATGGACATGCGCATGCCGGTGATGTCCGGGCTGGAGTCCCTGCAGGCGATGAGTCGGGCCGGCACGCTGCCGCCCACGATCATCCTCACCACCTTCGACGACGATGCGCTTGTGCTGGCCGGGATCAAGGCCGGTGCGAAGGGCTATCTGCTCAAGGATGTCTCGCTGGAGCAACTGGTCAACGCCATCCAGATGGTCGCCGCGGGCGGCTCGCTGGTGCAGCCGGCGGTGACCCAGCGCCTGCTGTCCGGGCTGGAGCACATGCGCAACGAGTTCGTCAGCCTGGACCGCCCGGATCCGCTGACCGACCGCGAGACCGAGATCCTGCGGCTGATGGCCAGCGGCTTCTCCAACAAGGAAATCGCCAATTCGCTGGGCGTGGCCGAAGGCACGATCAAGAACCACGTGTCCAACATCCTGTCGAAACTCGGGGTGAGGGATCGCACGCGGGCCGTACTCAAGGCCTTCGAGCTGCAACTGGTCTGA
- a CDS encoding polyketide cyclase: MTRLLEILISLAIVAGLFLVVALVLPSSRSLVEKVETNRKLTIAFDSLNSLRRFKDWNPLVMRDPRVQMTLSGPDSGVGARLDYVSKEEGLGKGFWEITESVPREKVSYKIENEERGSNKRTSFIFKPTGRNNRNVEITQTYNVDYGWNLLGRYAGMYVSRHVGDDMKLGLSRIVGMLAAVPNVDYAVSGSKMTGLKVADRPVEDLLYVNAGNVERGNSQIQASITANAEWLKRVMDANGLEAVGPLRIISTELGRETYNFDVAQAVRKKDGSAVGKPTLQGPVLHVQTPAAKVATAAYTGYMAELDNVRNALRAWALTNGHEVVDRPYESYKSGVAEAFTENGQFDVYWTLKAK, from the coding sequence ATGACCCGTTTGCTCGAGATCCTGATTTCCCTCGCGATCGTGGCGGGGCTGTTCCTGGTAGTAGCGCTGGTACTGCCGTCCTCGCGTTCCCTGGTCGAGAAGGTCGAGACCAACCGCAAGCTGACCATCGCGTTCGACAGCCTGAACAGCCTGCGCCGTTTCAAGGACTGGAACCCGCTGGTGATGCGCGATCCGCGCGTGCAGATGACCCTGTCGGGGCCGGACAGCGGTGTTGGTGCGCGCCTCGACTACGTGTCGAAGGAAGAGGGCCTGGGCAAGGGCTTCTGGGAAATCACCGAGAGTGTCCCGCGCGAGAAAGTCAGCTACAAGATCGAGAACGAAGAGCGCGGCAGCAACAAGCGCACCTCCTTTATCTTCAAGCCGACCGGCCGCAACAACCGCAATGTCGAGATCACCCAGACCTATAACGTCGACTACGGCTGGAACCTGCTTGGTCGTTACGCCGGCATGTACGTCAGCCGCCACGTGGGCGACGACATGAAGCTGGGTCTGTCGCGCATCGTCGGCATGCTGGCCGCGGTGCCGAACGTGGATTACGCCGTATCCGGCAGCAAGATGACCGGCCTGAAGGTCGCTGATCGTCCGGTCGAGGATCTGCTGTATGTCAATGCCGGCAACGTCGAGCGCGGCAACTCGCAGATCCAGGCCTCGATCACCGCCAACGCCGAGTGGCTGAAGCGGGTGATGGATGCCAATGGCCTGGAAGCCGTGGGTCCGCTGCGCATCATCAGCACCGAACTTGGCCGCGAGACCTACAACTTCGATGTCGCCCAGGCCGTGCGCAAGAAAGATGGCAGTGCCGTCGGCAAACCGACCCTGCAGGGTCCCGTACTGCACGTGCAGACGCCAGCCGCCAAGGTCGCCACCGCTGCTTACACCGGTTACATGGCGGAGCTGGACAACGTCCGCAATGCGTTGCGCGCGTGGGCGCTGACCAACGGCCACGAAGTGGTCGATCGCCCGTATGAGAGCTACAAGTCGGGCGTCGCCGAGGCGTTCACCGAGAACGGTCAGTTCGACGTCTACTGGACATTGAAGGCGAAGTGA
- the minD gene encoding septum site-determining protein MinD, which yields MAEIIVVTSGKGGVGKTTSSASIATGIARRGKKVAVIDFDVGLRNLDLIMGCERRVVYDFVNVVHGEASLKQALIKDKRYDSLFVLAASQTRDKDALTKEGVEKVLKDLADDGFDYIVCDSPAGIEKGAFLAMYFADKAVVVVNPEVSSVRDSDRILGLLASKTRRAETGEGEVTAYLLLTRYSPQRVENGEMLSITDVEEVLGLKTIGVVPESGDVLNASNKGEPVIMDAESNAGQAYDDAVARLLGEQRPMRFTQLEKKGFFSKLFGG from the coding sequence TTGGCGGAAATCATCGTAGTCACCTCGGGCAAGGGCGGCGTGGGCAAGACCACCAGCAGCGCCAGCATCGCCACCGGCATCGCCCGCCGCGGCAAGAAAGTCGCGGTCATCGACTTCGACGTCGGCCTGCGCAACCTCGATCTGATCATGGGCTGCGAGCGCCGCGTGGTGTACGACTTCGTCAACGTCGTCCACGGCGAGGCCTCGCTCAAGCAGGCCCTGATCAAGGACAAGCGCTACGACAGCCTGTTCGTGCTGGCCGCGTCGCAGACCCGCGACAAGGACGCGCTGACCAAGGAAGGCGTGGAGAAGGTGCTCAAGGACCTGGCCGACGACGGCTTCGACTACATCGTCTGCGACTCGCCCGCCGGCATCGAGAAGGGCGCGTTCCTGGCGATGTATTTCGCCGACAAGGCGGTGGTCGTGGTGAACCCGGAAGTGTCGTCGGTGCGCGACTCCGACCGCATCCTGGGCCTGCTGGCCAGCAAGACCCGCCGCGCCGAGACCGGCGAAGGCGAAGTCACCGCCTACCTGCTGCTCACCCGCTACAGCCCGCAGCGCGTCGAGAACGGCGAGATGCTGTCGATCACCGACGTCGAGGAAGTGCTGGGCCTGAAGACGATCGGCGTGGTGCCGGAATCCGGCGACGTGCTGAACGCCTCCAACAAGGGCGAGCCGGTGATCATGGACGCCGAGTCCAACGCCGGCCAGGCCTACGACGACGCGGTCGCGCGCCTGCTGGGCGAGCAGCGCCCGATGCGCTTCACCCAGCTGGAGAAGAAGGGCTTCTTCAGCAAGTTGTTCGGGGGCTGA
- the minE gene encoding cell division topological specificity factor MinE: MSIFDFLKPKKTTAITAKNRLQIIIAQERSSQGAPDYLPLMRREILEVIRKYVNVDVDAVKVDVVKDGDHDVLDISVSLPDARASA; the protein is encoded by the coding sequence ATGTCGATCTTCGATTTCCTCAAGCCCAAGAAAACCACCGCGATCACCGCGAAGAACCGCCTGCAGATCATCATCGCGCAGGAACGCAGCTCGCAGGGCGCGCCGGATTACCTGCCGCTGATGCGCCGCGAGATCCTGGAAGTGATCCGCAAGTACGTCAACGTGGATGTCGATGCGGTCAAGGTCGACGTGGTCAAGGACGGCGACCACGACGTGCTCGATATCTCGGTGTCGCTGCCGGACGCGCGCGCAAGCGCGTGA
- a CDS encoding sensor histidine kinase, with protein MLARISHTRLLRYAGLFTWAMVGLPLVYSWVGPLLGTPGDEELALRPMPWQGWVAYFAFGLSYAWLTRGLGSRARSVGDYILLVVLTLAALAVSYFNGSGLGSVLLMVAACVLPWLLPLPLGAAWLLASQLAVAPVFIRWLGFPPLEALMQSVLYAGFSGFVFVTSLVALQQMQAREDQRRLNAELRATRALLADSARVNERTRISRELHDLLGHHLTALSLNLEVASHITEGQAQEHVRQAQTLAKLLLTDVREAVSQLRESGAIDLGAALRPLAENVPKLAIEMDIEQPLTVDDPERAHILLRCAQEAITNVVRHAGASRLWLSARRDGPDVILQVRDDGRGSDQVQPGNGLRGLQERLRQQDGRLEIATRRGHGFQLTMTLPVAPNAATGLPQGVAA; from the coding sequence ATGCTCGCCCGAATCTCGCACACCCGCCTGCTGCGCTATGCCGGCCTGTTCACCTGGGCGATGGTCGGCCTGCCCCTGGTGTACTCATGGGTGGGACCGCTGCTGGGCACGCCCGGCGACGAGGAACTTGCGCTGCGGCCAATGCCATGGCAAGGCTGGGTGGCCTACTTCGCGTTCGGTCTGAGTTATGCGTGGTTGACCCGCGGGCTGGGCAGCCGCGCACGCAGCGTTGGCGACTACATCCTGCTGGTGGTGCTGACGCTGGCTGCGCTGGCGGTCAGCTATTTCAATGGCTCGGGGCTGGGCAGCGTGCTGTTGATGGTGGCTGCCTGCGTGCTGCCGTGGCTGTTGCCGCTGCCATTGGGCGCAGCCTGGTTGCTGGCCAGCCAGCTGGCGGTGGCCCCGGTGTTCATCCGTTGGCTGGGCTTCCCGCCGCTGGAAGCGCTGATGCAGTCGGTGCTGTATGCGGGGTTTTCCGGCTTCGTCTTCGTCACCAGCCTTGTGGCGCTGCAGCAAATGCAGGCACGTGAGGACCAGCGCCGCCTGAACGCGGAATTGCGCGCCACCCGCGCGCTGCTGGCCGACAGCGCGCGCGTGAACGAACGCACGCGCATTTCGCGCGAGCTGCATGACCTGCTGGGCCACCACCTGACCGCACTCAGCCTCAATCTGGAAGTGGCAAGCCATATCACCGAGGGGCAAGCGCAGGAGCATGTGCGCCAGGCGCAGACGCTGGCCAAGCTGCTTCTCACCGACGTGCGCGAGGCGGTCAGCCAGCTGCGCGAGAGTGGGGCGATCGATCTCGGTGCCGCGTTGCGTCCGCTGGCCGAGAACGTGCCGAAGCTCGCCATCGAGATGGACATCGAGCAACCACTCACGGTGGATGACCCGGAGCGCGCGCACATCCTGTTGCGTTGCGCGCAGGAGGCGATCACCAACGTGGTGCGTCATGCCGGCGCCAGTCGCCTCTGGCTGAGTGCACGCCGCGACGGTCCCGATGTGATCCTGCAAGTGCGCGACGATGGCCGCGGCAGCGACCAGGTCCAGCCGGGTAACGGCCTGCGTGGCCTGCAGGAACGCCTGCGCCAGCAGGATGGCCGGCTCGAGATCGCCACCCGCCGCGGCCACGGCTTCCAACTCACCATGACCTTGCCGGTGGCGCCGAATGCGGCGACCGGCCTGCCCCAAGGAGTCGCCGCATGA
- a CDS encoding M2 family metallopeptidase has product MKPRIALLALAIAGSLAITACKREPTPPSAAPGAPAAAPAGETADEFVARVNIEFRTISAELNSAQWLSSTYINSDSEMLAAKANERWLTQLNAWIAQAKRFEGQQLSPETARAIKLIKLMTAMPAPKDPKLLQELTQIATRMEGTYGAGKYCTGSGEATTCRDIGQLSEVLAKSRDYDAQLDAWQGWHTISQPMRKDYIRFADLVNTGAKEMGFADAGEMWRSGYDMSPAELAAESDRLWDQVKPLYEQLHCYARGKLDGRYGKDKGQVAGGMLPAHLMGNLWQQDWGNLWDLLQPYPGAGSLDVNSALQKLADDNLSKELDKPGDRNASEAERTFTAQRAAELATAKAMTVRAQDFYVSLGMPKLPDSYWEKSQFIKPLDRDVVCHASAWDMNMAGDVRTKMCIKPNEEELTTIYHELGHIYYDLAYNTQPPVFQGGAHDGFHEAIGDTIVLAMTPTYLQSVGLVDAQQQSQEALVNAQMRMALAKVSFLPFGLMIDRWRWGVFDGSIKPDAYNKAWWELKAKYQGVAPATARGEEYFDAGAKYHVPGNTPYTRYFLSHVLQFQFYKALCDASGYKGPLYECSFYGSKAAGEKYSAMLSKGASQPWQKTMKELTGGEKMDASAVLEYFAPLQGWLKQQNAGSACGWVSNPA; this is encoded by the coding sequence GTGAAGCCACGCATCGCCCTGCTTGCCCTTGCCATTGCCGGCTCACTCGCAATCACCGCCTGCAAGCGCGAACCCACGCCGCCCAGCGCAGCACCGGGTGCCCCTGCCGCAGCACCGGCAGGCGAAACCGCCGACGAGTTCGTGGCCCGGGTCAACATCGAATTCCGCACGATCAGCGCGGAACTGAATTCGGCGCAATGGCTGTCCAGTACCTATATCAACAGCGACAGCGAAATGCTGGCGGCCAAGGCCAACGAGCGCTGGCTTACCCAGCTCAATGCGTGGATCGCGCAGGCGAAACGCTTCGAGGGCCAGCAGTTGTCGCCTGAAACCGCACGCGCGATCAAGCTGATCAAGCTGATGACCGCGATGCCGGCACCGAAGGATCCCAAGCTGCTGCAGGAGCTGACCCAGATCGCCACCCGCATGGAAGGCACCTATGGTGCCGGCAAGTACTGCACCGGCAGCGGCGAGGCAACGACCTGCCGCGACATCGGCCAGCTCAGCGAAGTCCTGGCCAAGAGCCGCGACTACGACGCGCAACTGGATGCGTGGCAGGGCTGGCACACGATCAGTCAGCCGATGCGCAAGGATTACATCCGCTTCGCCGACCTGGTGAATACCGGCGCGAAGGAAATGGGCTTCGCCGATGCCGGCGAGATGTGGCGCTCGGGCTATGACATGAGCCCGGCAGAACTCGCGGCCGAGAGCGACCGTCTTTGGGACCAGGTCAAGCCGCTGTACGAGCAACTGCATTGCTATGCGCGCGGCAAACTGGACGGCAGGTACGGCAAGGACAAGGGGCAAGTGGCGGGTGGCATGCTGCCCGCGCACCTGATGGGCAACCTCTGGCAGCAGGACTGGGGCAACCTGTGGGACCTGTTGCAGCCATACCCGGGCGCCGGCAGCCTCGATGTCAATTCGGCGCTGCAGAAACTCGCCGACGACAACCTGAGCAAGGAACTCGACAAGCCCGGCGACCGCAATGCCAGCGAGGCCGAACGCACATTCACGGCGCAGCGCGCAGCCGAACTCGCCACCGCCAAGGCGATGACCGTGCGCGCGCAGGATTTCTACGTCTCCCTGGGCATGCCCAAGCTGCCGGACAGCTACTGGGAGAAATCCCAGTTCATCAAGCCGCTTGATCGCGACGTGGTCTGCCACGCCAGCGCCTGGGACATGAACATGGCGGGCGACGTGCGCACGAAAATGTGCATCAAGCCGAACGAGGAAGAACTCACCACGATCTACCACGAGCTTGGCCACATCTATTACGACCTGGCCTACAACACGCAGCCGCCGGTGTTCCAGGGCGGCGCGCACGACGGCTTCCACGAAGCAATCGGCGACACCATCGTGCTGGCGATGACGCCAACCTACCTGCAGTCGGTTGGCCTGGTCGATGCGCAGCAGCAGAGCCAGGAAGCGCTGGTCAACGCGCAGATGCGCATGGCGTTGGCCAAGGTGTCGTTCCTGCCGTTCGGGTTGATGATCGACCGCTGGCGCTGGGGCGTGTTCGACGGCTCGATCAAGCCGGACGCCTACAACAAGGCGTGGTGGGAGCTGAAGGCGAAATACCAGGGCGTGGCCCCGGCGACCGCACGCGGCGAGGAGTACTTCGATGCGGGCGCGAAGTACCACGTGCCGGGCAACACGCCGTACACGCGCTACTTCCTCTCGCACGTGCTGCAATTCCAGTTCTACAAGGCGCTCTGCGATGCCTCCGGTTACAAGGGTCCGCTGTACGAATGCAGCTTCTACGGCAGCAAGGCCGCCGGCGAGAAGTACTCGGCGATGCTGTCCAAGGGCGCCAGCCAGCCGTGGCAGAAGACCATGAAGGAACTCACCGGCGGCGAGAAGATGGATGCCAGCGCGGTGCTTGAATACTTCGCGCCGCTGCAAGGCTGGCTGAAACAGCAGAATGCCGGCAGCGCCTGCGGTTGGGTGAGCAATCCCGCTTAG
- the minC gene encoding septum site-determining protein MinC, translated as MGSRHLRRCPARRTLAAAAAPGRAAGAPDRNLRVSAVVDYAQAGELKFGQVGIANLRVRTLDVAQLAAEMRDRVQRAPNLFARAAVVLDFGGLSQVPAVEEARTLVDGLRDAGVLPVALAYGTKEIEALSQQLGLPLLAKFRAQYEPATQAATPAPAAVEPAPAKTPSAPAATKQATSAGPGLMQTSPVRSGQQVYAENRDLTVLSAVGAGAEAIADGSIHIYGALRGRALAGAQGNEEARIFCREFHAELVAVAGHYKVLEDIPAELRGKPVQVWLEKGQLKLAALD; from the coding sequence ATGGGTTCGCGACACCTACGGCGATGCCCTGCCCGACGAACCCTGGCTGCAGCAGCCGCGCCAGGTCGCGCAGCCGGCGCGCCCGACCGGAACCTGCGCGTGAGCGCGGTGGTCGACTACGCCCAGGCCGGCGAACTGAAATTCGGCCAGGTCGGCATCGCCAACCTGCGCGTGCGCACCCTCGACGTGGCGCAACTCGCCGCCGAGATGCGCGACCGCGTGCAGCGCGCGCCCAACCTGTTCGCGCGCGCCGCGGTCGTGCTGGATTTCGGCGGTTTGAGCCAGGTGCCTGCAGTAGAAGAAGCCCGCACGCTGGTCGATGGCTTGCGCGACGCTGGCGTGCTGCCGGTCGCGCTGGCCTATGGCACCAAGGAAATCGAGGCGCTGTCGCAGCAACTCGGCCTGCCCTTGCTGGCCAAGTTTCGCGCGCAGTACGAGCCCGCCACGCAAGCCGCCACGCCTGCACCGGCAGCTGTCGAACCGGCTCCGGCAAAGACTCCATCCGCGCCTGCAGCTACGAAACAGGCGACCTCCGCCGGCCCCGGCCTGATGCAGACCTCGCCGGTCCGCTCCGGCCAGCAGGTGTATGCCGAGAACCGCGACCTGACCGTGCTCAGCGCGGTCGGTGCCGGTGCGGAAGCGATCGCCGACGGCTCCATCCACATCTACGGCGCCTTGCGCGGCCGCGCCCTCGCCGGCGCGCAGGGCAACGAAGAGGCCCGCATCTTCTGCCGCGAATTCCACGCGGAGCTGGTCGCGGTGGCCGGGCACTACAAGGTACTGGAAGACATCCCGGCGGAGTTGCGCGGCAAGCCCGTGCAGGTCTGGCTGGAAAAGGGACAACTCAAGCTCGCGGCACTCGACTGA
- a CDS encoding GNAT family N-acetyltransferase — MSIAIRDVREHELDSVLALNNAAGPAILPLDAARLRHLFDRAEYFRVAERDGAMAGFLIGFGAQAQHDSSNFAWFGAHHPDFFYIDRVAVASRRRGGGVGRALYADAQSYAELRYPQLACEVFLQQGNDHALLFHGSFGFREVGQHVMAGHDIRAAMLMKGLCSYAWVRDTYGDALPDEPWLQQPRQVAQPARPTGTCA, encoded by the coding sequence ATGTCGATCGCCATCCGCGACGTGCGCGAGCACGAGCTGGATTCCGTCCTCGCCCTCAACAACGCCGCGGGCCCTGCGATCCTTCCCCTCGATGCCGCCAGGCTTCGCCATCTGTTCGACCGCGCCGAATACTTCCGCGTGGCCGAGCGCGACGGCGCAATGGCGGGGTTCCTGATCGGCTTCGGCGCGCAGGCGCAACACGACAGCAGCAACTTCGCCTGGTTCGGCGCACACCATCCGGATTTCTTCTACATCGACCGCGTCGCCGTGGCCAGCCGTCGCCGTGGCGGCGGCGTGGGCCGCGCGCTGTATGCCGATGCGCAGAGCTACGCCGAATTGCGCTACCCGCAGCTGGCCTGCGAAGTCTTCCTGCAGCAGGGCAACGACCACGCCTTGCTGTTCCACGGCAGCTTCGGCTTCCGCGAAGTCGGCCAGCACGTGATGGCCGGCCACGACATCCGCGCGGCGATGCTGATGAAGGGCCTGTGCAGCTACGCATGGGTTCGCGACACCTACGGCGATGCCCTGCCCGACGAACCCTGGCTGCAGCAGCCGCGCCAGGTCGCGCAGCCGGCGCGCCCGACCGGAACCTGCGCGTGA
- a CDS encoding DUF423 domain-containing protein, whose protein sequence is MSKTADPSIPLQLRALGAIGSVMAGMSVALAAYAVHGADGEAQARLVQAAAFASGHGVALAALAPLAQRRSGLTALLAMLLGVLLFSGSLIGAALLSLPTTLAPFGGMLMIGGWLLHGWDRWRG, encoded by the coding sequence ATGTCCAAGACCGCTGATCCATCGATTCCGTTGCAACTGCGCGCGCTGGGCGCGATCGGCAGCGTGATGGCCGGCATGTCGGTGGCGTTGGCAGCGTATGCCGTACATGGTGCCGATGGCGAAGCACAGGCGCGCCTGGTGCAAGCCGCGGCCTTCGCCTCCGGGCATGGTGTGGCGCTGGCCGCGCTTGCTCCCCTCGCGCAGCGACGCAGCGGCTTGACGGCGTTGCTGGCGATGTTGCTGGGCGTGCTGCTGTTCTCGGGCAGTCTCATCGGCGCGGCGTTGTTGAGCCTGCCGACCACGCTGGCCCCGTTTGGCGGGATGCTGATGATCGGCGGGTGGTTGCTGCATGGCTGGGATCGTTGGCGAGGCTGA
- a CDS encoding TraB/GumN family protein yields the protein MTMLAVGMMLALAAMPLQAQVPPTTPATPPVQEAPIQQATVGADGIRTEATVIVDGTQPGPGLWLVRKGNHDLWILATLSPLPAKMQWQSKQVQDVIGNAQEVIYPPRVSLDVKAGFFQKLTLLPAMLGARKSPDGKRLEEIVSPASYARWKTLKARYIGADGGVEKWRPLFAAQELYKEAMKKSGLDNAKSVWPVINDAVEAHHPNVTVVKEEIVVRDPKPLLKEWSKTTLDDIACFENTMTRIETDLDAMRARANAWATGDMAALQSLPAPYQWESCMSAISEAGIGKRLGFGDANQKARSKWLAAADAALEKNTVTFAVLDMKEMANADGLLAKLKAKGYSVLAPDE from the coding sequence ATGACGATGCTGGCGGTGGGCATGATGCTGGCGCTTGCGGCGATGCCGCTGCAGGCGCAGGTTCCACCCACCACGCCGGCCACTCCGCCGGTGCAGGAAGCCCCGATCCAGCAAGCGACGGTGGGTGCCGACGGCATCCGCACCGAGGCCACGGTAATCGTCGACGGCACACAGCCGGGGCCAGGTCTCTGGTTGGTGCGCAAGGGCAACCACGACCTGTGGATACTCGCCACACTCAGTCCGCTGCCGGCGAAGATGCAGTGGCAATCGAAGCAGGTCCAGGACGTGATCGGGAATGCGCAGGAGGTGATCTATCCGCCGCGCGTCAGCTTGGACGTCAAGGCCGGGTTCTTTCAGAAACTGACGCTGCTGCCAGCGATGCTTGGTGCCCGCAAGAGCCCGGACGGCAAGCGCCTCGAAGAGATCGTGTCACCGGCCTCGTACGCGCGCTGGAAAACATTGAAGGCGCGCTACATCGGTGCCGATGGCGGCGTCGAGAAGTGGCGGCCCTTGTTCGCTGCGCAGGAGCTGTACAAGGAGGCGATGAAAAAATCCGGGTTGGACAATGCGAAGTCGGTGTGGCCGGTGATCAACGATGCGGTCGAAGCTCATCACCCCAACGTGACCGTGGTGAAAGAAGAAATCGTGGTCCGCGATCCGAAGCCACTGCTGAAGGAATGGTCAAAGACCACGCTGGATGACATCGCCTGCTTCGAGAACACGATGACCCGCATCGAGACCGATCTCGACGCCATGCGCGCGCGCGCGAACGCCTGGGCCACCGGCGATATGGCCGCGTTGCAGTCGCTGCCTGCGCCGTATCAGTGGGAGTCCTGCATGAGCGCCATCTCGGAGGCGGGCATCGGCAAGCGGCTAGGGTTCGGTGATGCCAATCAGAAGGCCCGCAGCAAATGGCTGGCCGCGGCCGATGCTGCGCTTGAGAAGAACACCGTCACCTTCGCGGTGCTGGACATGAAGGAAATGGCCAACGCCGACGGCTTGCTGGCCAAGCTCAAGGCCAAGGGTTATTCGGTGCTCGCACCGGACGAATGA